In a genomic window of Quercus lobata isolate SW786 chromosome 4, ValleyOak3.0 Primary Assembly, whole genome shotgun sequence:
- the LOC115983877 gene encoding subtilisin-like protease SBT4.3, translating into MANQASLMFYYVSTIFIITMSVLCGASTVEKKAHIVYMGSLPKGQYSPLSHHRNMLRQTVQLDSSVETSYIRSYTRSFNGFVAKLTDIEKQRLSNMEGVISVFPSKTLQLHTTRSWDFIGLQENATRNAQAESDIIIGLLDTGIWPELESFNDKGFGPPPSKWKGFCEGGENFTCNNKIIGARYYGAARPQSFRSARDSDGHGSHTASTAAGNIVNNVSFFELAQGTAKGGVPSARIAAYRICQPDGCNDEDILAGFDDAIADGVDIISVSVGGRRASDFFNDSIAIGAFHAMQKGILTSQSTGNSGPSYGSTTSVAPWLISVAASTTDRLFVDKVVLGDGKTLVGKSINSFASPTTTFPLLHGAQVSIRCSLNDSMYCKPGCLDKTMVNGSYVLCNSNSGDYEAYNAGALGAVVRNEPYVDSADIVALPALLLNAKEHDVALSYVKSESFPKASILKSETIKDAEAPTIASFSSRGPNFITPDIIKPDLSAPGVDILAGYSPLATPSFSNSDPRRVHYAIISGTSMACPHVSGAAAYVKTFHPDWSPSAIKSALMTTAYPMSDAKSLDGEFAYGSGLVNPAEAVRPGLVYEALEEDYIIMLCSIGYDAKKLQVLSGDTTCPNLPVTASPKDLNYPSMAAEVVPAKPSNVTFHRTVTNVGSATSSYKAKIVTNSKVNIKVEPEVLTFKSLNEKKSFVVSVSGSVPVNSRLSASLVWSDGTYSVRSPIVLHA; encoded by the exons ATGGCAAACCAAGCTTCTCTAATGTTTTATTACGTTTCCACCATATTCATAATCACCATGAGCGTGCTGTGCGGGGCCAGCACTGTAGAGAAAAAG GCTCACATTGTGTACATGGGTTCACTTCCAAAGGGGCAATACTCACCATTGTCTCACCACCGTAATATGCTACGGCAAACCGTTCAGCTGGACAG TTCTGTAGAAACATCATACATCAGAAGTTACACTAGGAGTTTCAATGGATTTGTCGCAAAGCTCACGGATATCGAAAAGCAAAGGCTTTCTA ATATGGAAGGTGTCATCTCCGTTTTTCCAAGCAAAACTCTTCAACTTCACACAACAAGATCATGGGACTTCATAGGTTTACAAGAAAATGCCACGCGGAATGCCCAAGCTGAGAGTGATATCATAATCGGACTTCTAGATACTGGAATTTGGCCTGAATTAGAAAGCTTTAATGATAAAGGTTTTGGTCCTCCTCCCAGCAAGTGGAAGGGTTTTTGTGAAGGCGGCGAAAATTTCACATGCAACAA CAAGATAATTGGAGCTCGATATTACGGTGCCGCACGGCCGCAATCATTTCGGTCTGCAAGGGACTCTGATGGTCATGGATCTCACACTGCCTCTACAGCAGCAGGGAACATAGTAAACAATGTTAGCTTTTTTGAACTGGCACAAGGTACCGCAAAAGGAGGGGTTCCCAGTGCGAGGATTGCAGCATATAGAATCTGCCAACCGGACGGGTGTAATGATGAAGATATCTTGGCCGGTTTTGATGATGCAATTGCTGATGGAGTTGACATCATTTCAGTTTCAGTAGGAGGACGACGAGCTTCTGATTTCTTTAACGATTCCATTGCAATTGGTGCTTTTCATGCAATGCAGAAGGGGATATTAACTTCTCAATCTACAGGCAATAGTGGTCCTTCCTATGGATCAACCACAAGTGTAGCACCGTGGTTGATTTCTGTAGCAGCAAGTACCACAGACCGTCTTTTCGTAGACAAGGTTGTCCTTGGTGATGGAAAAACACTTGTT GGAAAATCAATCAATTCTTTCGCATCACCCACAACCACGTTTCCTCTACTACATGGAGCACAAGTTTCAATTCGGTGCTCTTTAAATGATTCAAT GTACTGCAAACCAGGGTGTCTAGACAAGACAATGGTGAACGGATCGTATGTGCTTTGTAATTCGAATTCTGGAGATTATGAGGCTTACAATGCTGGTGCACTAGGGGCAGTCGTGAGAAATGAACCATATGTAGATTCTGCTGATATTGTTGCATTACCTGCATTGCTATTAAACGCTAAAGAGCATGATGTAGCCCTGTCCTACGTGAAATCCGAATC attcCCTAAAGCAAGCATTTTGAAAAGTGAAACTATAAAAGATGCGGAAGCTCCTACCATTGCTTCATTCTCTTCACGAGGACCAAATTTTATTACACCAGATATTATAAAG CCTGATTTAAGTGCCCCAGGGGTGGATATCTTAGCTGGATATTCCCCACTCGCTACACCCTCGTTTAGCAATAGTGATCCAAGGCGTGTTCACTACGCTATTATATCTGGAACCTCTATGGCTTGCCCCCATGTTTCTGGTGCAGCAGCCTATGTCAAGACATTTCACCCTGATTGGTCTCCTTCAGCCATCAAATCTGCTCTTATGACTACTG CTTACCCCATGAGTGATGCCAAAAGTCTGGATGGTGAATTTGCCTACGGATCTGGGCTTGTAAATCCAGCAGAAGCTGTTCGTCCAGGACTTGTTTATGAAGCTCTAGAAGAAGACTATATAATAATGCTTTGTAGCATTGGCTATGATGCAAAGAAACTTCAAGTCTTATCAGGAGATACTACTTGTCCTAATTTACCAGTCACAGCATCACCAAAGGATTTGAATTACCCTTCAATGGCAGCTGAGGTAGTTCCAGCAAAGCCTTCCAATGTTACGTTTCACAGAACAGTTACAAATGTTGGCTCGGCAACTTCTAGTTACAAGGCAAAAATAGTCACAAATTCAAAAGTTAATATAAAAGTGGAGCCCGAAGTACTCACTTTCAAGTCCCTAAATGAGAAGAAATCTTTTGTTGTATCTGTCAGTGGTAGTGTGCCAGTTAACTCAAGGCTATCCGCATCACTGGTGTGGTCTGATGGTACTTACAGTGTGAGAAGTCCAATTGTTTTGCACGCCTGA